A genomic region of Deltaproteobacteria bacterium contains the following coding sequences:
- the arsH gene encoding arsenical resistance protein ArsH, with protein sequence MKDLPNVTDSHFDIPDLDKIAGTGEPPHRPRILLLHGSLRPRSFSRLLVAEAERLLTAMGAETKVFDPAGLPLPDDGPVDHPKVQELRELSQWSEGQVWCSPERHGAMTGVFKSQLDWIPLSIGSIRPTQGRVVALMQVCGGSQSFNTVNDLRLLGRWMRMLVIPNQSSVPKAYQEFDDDDRMKPSAYYDRVVDVMEELMKFTRLMRGRTDYFVDRYSERKAEANKA encoded by the coding sequence GTGAAAGATTTACCCAACGTAACTGATTCGCATTTTGATATCCCTGACCTTGATAAAATAGCAGGTACTGGAGAACCGCCGCATCGCCCTCGGATCTTGCTTTTACATGGGTCGTTACGGCCGCGCTCGTTCAGCCGCCTCTTGGTAGCCGAAGCTGAAAGGTTATTGACGGCAATGGGCGCTGAAACAAAGGTTTTCGACCCAGCTGGGTTACCGCTGCCTGACGATGGTCCCGTAGACCACCCTAAAGTTCAGGAGTTAAGAGAACTCTCGCAATGGTCGGAAGGGCAGGTGTGGTGCAGCCCTGAACGCCACGGAGCTATGACAGGGGTATTTAAAAGCCAGCTCGATTGGATTCCGCTTAGTATTGGCAGCATTAGACCTACCCAAGGAAGAGTTGTTGCATTGATGCAGGTATGTGGAGGGTCCCAATCGTTCAACACCGTCAACGATTTGAGGCTTCTTGGCCGGTGGATGCGGATGCTGGTTATTCCCAATCAATCATCGGTACCAAAAGCTTATCAAGAGTTTGATGATGACGACCGCATGAAGCCATCAGCCTATTACGACCGCGTTGTCGACGTGATGGAGGAGCTCATGAAATTCACACGGCTCATGCGCGGCCGAACGGATTATTTTGTTGATCGCTACAGCGAGCGTAAGGCAGAAGCTAACAAGGCTTAA